The Vairimorpha necatrix chromosome 1, complete sequence genome contains a region encoding:
- a CDS encoding MULE domain-containing protein, whose translation MNDNFKIFKGQRGGQNLIYEDRTYTLDYNKDGTKRWRRNNRSCRGAITMNEQNEIYLRNACLKELSKIKEQVATSNENSLEVIKKQFPALSTSLDITKMPSIEYLRDTIKRTRNSRLGFITGCIMDIPEVLQVDSKKNRFLRFDSGMQDNVRFIIFFLEFKKNMIEKIDTFVVDGTFKSSPQGFYQIVDKIEGSYSRAFDKCKELVTINVENFVTVFEIRLVNALRISFPEANCNGCLFHLGQAAYKRVGAMGDIEKFAFVSIRDVSVFYKDIKKFIQDNSITTTANFQLYFENNYLVSNVKREDNGGRAVANINFWNVFDRVKNEIPRTSNNAESWNRTINKRMETRN comes from the exons atgaacgacaactttaaaatttttaaaggtCAACGTGGAGGGCAAAATCTTATCTATGAAGATCGGACATACACTTTAGACTACAATAAGGACGGCACTAAGCGATGGAGGCGCAATAATAGGTCTTGTAGAGGAGCCATTACAATGAATGAACAAAACGAAATC TACCTGAGAAATGCATGTTTAAAAGAactatcaaaaataaaagaacaAGTTGCTACAAGTAATGAAAACTCCCTAgaagtaataaaaaaacaattccCAGCATTGTCAACCAGCTTAGATATTACTAAAATGCCTTCCatagaatatttaagaGATACAATCAAACGAACAAGAAATTCAAGACTCGGATTTATAACTGGTTGCATTATGGATATACCCGAAGTCTTGCAAGTagattctaaaaaaaatcgttTTCTTAGATTTGATAGTGGTATGCAGGATAATGttagatttataatattttttttagaattcaaaaaaaatatgattgaaaaaatagacACGTTCGTTGTCGACGGAACGTTTAAATCTTCTCCTCAAGGATTTTACCAAATTGTC GATAAAATTGAAGGGTCATATTCTAGAGCCTTCGATAAATGCAAGGAATTAGTTACTATAAATGTTGAGAACTTTGTGACTGTTTTTGAGATAAGATTGGTCAATGCATTACGAATATCTTTCCCTGAAGCAAACTGTAATGGATGCTTGTTTCATCTTGGGCAGGCAGCCTATAAAAGAGTCGGGGCGATGGGGGACATagaaaa GTTTGCTTTTGTGTCAATACGAGATGTGTcggttttttataaagatattaagaaatttatacaagATAATTCAATTACAACCACAGCCAACTTTCAGTTATActttgaaaataattatttagttTCAAATGTAAAAAGAGAAGATAATGGTGGGAGAGCTGTCgccaatataaatttttggaaTGTATTTGATagggtaaaaaatgaaattccTCGGACTTCTAACAATGCAGAAAGCTGGAATAGAACCATCAACAAGAGGATGGAGacaagaaattaa